One part of the Dyadobacter sp. 676 genome encodes these proteins:
- a CDS encoding Gfo/Idh/MocA family oxidoreductase: MKPDRRNFLKNVTAASALLATESIAKPFHIIKDLKKISPNDKIRFATIGMGIQGHSDTKAALRSSQDVEFVAAADLYDGRLTRVRELYGKDIFTTRDYRQILERKDIDAVLVVTPDHWHDHITKAALQAGKNVYCEKPMVHHINEGLSVIDAWKKSGKTMQVGSQRISSASFKEAKRLFQAGEIGEINYVESNNDRFNAIGAWNYSIPTDASPSTVDWDTFIGDAPKRAFDAKRFFRWRNYQDYGTGVGGDLFVHLITGVHFVTNSLGPERVISSGELSYWKDGRDVPDVLVSILDYPKTDIHERFQMVLRVNFANAGAIANNTRIIGTEGQIEFTENNLVLTKKKLPKAPGMGGYDSFNTFSEAQQKEFKKQYDAQYPEETRKAEPVKEVRFEAPKDDDAHANHFRDFFENVKKGNVGTVEDPIFGFRAAAPVLACNESYFSKKIVHWDPVAMKMKKK, translated from the coding sequence ATGAAGCCTGACCGCCGTAATTTTCTCAAAAATGTAACAGCAGCGTCTGCACTGTTAGCCACCGAAAGTATAGCCAAGCCTTTTCACATTATCAAAGACCTCAAAAAAATCAGTCCTAATGACAAAATCCGCTTCGCGACGATCGGTATGGGCATTCAGGGGCATTCGGATACCAAAGCGGCGTTGCGCAGCTCGCAGGATGTGGAATTCGTCGCCGCGGCCGACCTGTACGACGGCCGCCTGACGCGCGTCAGGGAGCTTTATGGCAAAGACATATTCACAACCCGCGATTACCGCCAGATCCTCGAACGAAAGGACATCGATGCGGTACTCGTAGTGACGCCCGACCACTGGCATGACCACATCACCAAGGCCGCCTTGCAGGCTGGAAAGAATGTTTATTGCGAGAAGCCGATGGTACATCACATTAATGAGGGCCTGTCGGTAATCGATGCCTGGAAAAAATCCGGTAAGACGATGCAGGTCGGTAGCCAGCGGATCAGTTCGGCTTCATTTAAAGAAGCTAAACGCTTGTTTCAGGCCGGAGAGATCGGCGAAATCAATTATGTCGAATCGAACAATGACCGTTTCAATGCCATCGGCGCATGGAACTACTCCATTCCGACGGACGCTTCGCCCAGTACCGTCGACTGGGATACCTTCATCGGCGACGCGCCCAAGCGCGCATTTGACGCGAAGCGGTTTTTCCGCTGGCGGAATTACCAGGATTACGGTACGGGAGTGGGCGGGGACCTTTTTGTTCACCTGATTACGGGCGTGCATTTTGTGACCAATTCACTCGGGCCGGAACGTGTGATATCGTCCGGTGAGCTGAGTTATTGGAAAGACGGCCGCGATGTACCGGATGTGCTCGTATCCATTCTCGATTACCCAAAGACGGACATTCATGAAAGGTTCCAGATGGTGCTGCGTGTGAATTTCGCGAATGCGGGCGCTATTGCCAACAATACCCGCATTATCGGTACGGAAGGCCAGATCGAGTTCACAGAGAATAACCTTGTTTTAACAAAAAAGAAGTTGCCCAAAGCGCCGGGAATGGGCGGCTACGACAGCTTTAATACCTTTTCGGAGGCACAGCAGAAGGAATTCAAAAAGCAATACGATGCGCAATACCCGGAGGAAACCAGAAAGGCCGAACCTGTGAAGGAAGTAAGGTTCGAGGCGCCCAAGGACGACGATGCACATGCCAATCATTTCAGGGATTTCTTCGAGAATGTAAAAAAGGGGAATGTCGGTACCGTCGAAGACCCGATTTTCGGTTTCCGTGCGGCGGCGCCGGTGCTGGCCTGCAATGAAAGTTATTTCAGTAAGAAAATCGTCCACTGGGACCCGGTGGCGATGAAAATGAAGAAGAAATAG
- a CDS encoding DinB family protein, whose product MHADQRKKLINELTALIRGGNAHVNLEDALAGIPADKRTVIPDGLPYSIWQLLEHIRIAQKDIVDFSVSRDYKTLVWPDEYWPQPTDNVSDEQWESCIREINDDQKRFFDLLQDEKKDLFSPLTWGTGQNIVREAMLIADHNSYHIAEIIVARRLLGIWR is encoded by the coding sequence ATGCACGCCGACCAGCGAAAGAAACTGATCAATGAATTGACCGCGCTCATCAGGGGCGGGAATGCGCACGTCAACCTCGAAGACGCCCTCGCCGGCATTCCGGCCGACAAGCGCACGGTAATCCCCGATGGCCTGCCATACAGCATCTGGCAACTCCTGGAACATATCCGGATCGCCCAGAAGGATATTGTCGATTTTTCGGTTTCCCGGGATTACAAAACGCTCGTCTGGCCCGACGAATACTGGCCGCAGCCTACCGACAATGTAAGCGACGAACAATGGGAGAGCTGCATCCGGGAAATCAACGACGACCAAAAACGGTTTTTCGACCTGTTACAGGATGAAAAAAAGGACCTTTTCAGTCCGCTGACCTGGGGCACGGGACAAAATATCGTCAGGGAAGCGATGCTTATCGCCGACCACAATTCCTACCACATCGCGGAGATCATCGTAGCCCGGCGATTGCTGGGAATATGGAGATGA
- a CDS encoding DUF1080 domain-containing protein, which produces MRKLPFYFYCTVALAFAGCIMVRPGKPVALFDGKTFRGWEGDTVKTWKIENGSIAGGSLEETVPHNEFLCTRKEYSNFKLKVKFKLTGHEGFINTGVQFHSVRLKNPPYEMTGYQADLGDKYWASLYDESRRNKTLIAPDSALVEKIVKRNDWNDYEVHSRNGRIQLFLNGTKTVDYTEPDKSIPQKGLIGLQIHGGGKAKVFYKDIFIEEL; this is translated from the coding sequence ATGCGGAAACTCCCGTTTTATTTTTATTGCACCGTAGCCCTGGCGTTCGCCGGTTGCATTATGGTCCGGCCCGGTAAGCCGGTTGCGTTGTTTGATGGCAAAACATTCCGTGGATGGGAGGGCGATACCGTCAAAACCTGGAAAATCGAGAATGGCAGTATTGCCGGAGGCTCGCTCGAAGAAACGGTGCCGCATAACGAATTCCTGTGTACGCGCAAAGAGTATTCCAATTTCAAATTGAAAGTCAAATTCAAACTGACTGGTCACGAGGGTTTTATCAATACAGGCGTGCAGTTCCACAGCGTGCGTTTGAAAAACCCGCCCTATGAAATGACCGGCTATCAGGCCGACCTGGGCGATAAATACTGGGCCAGTTTGTACGACGAATCGAGGCGTAATAAAACGTTGATCGCGCCGGATTCCGCGCTGGTCGAGAAAATCGTGAAGCGGAACGACTGGAATGATTACGAGGTACACAGCAGGAACGGCCGCATTCAGTTGTTCCTAAATGGTACGAAAACGGTTGACTACACGGAGCCCGACAAGTCAATTCCGCAAAAAGGGCTTATCGGCTTGCAAATCCACGGCGGCGGCAAGGCGAAGGTATTTTATAAGGATATTTTTATTGAAGAACTTTAA
- a CDS encoding PAS domain-containing protein, whose translation MTTTGNERKDDLLLAIERFELVAKATHDVIWDWDLEKGTMWWNEGMEQIFGYKPEDIGSGPNSWFDRIHPDDQENLVKKIYGVIDMGQSNWSEVYRFRRADGTYAHVHDRGYTIQSGDKPVRMVGSMMDISEKLRSDKARQESEENLKFAIQAAQLGTWNLNPADQSVLFNERCRELYGFPDETDMCYERLIQFIHPDDRARVTEAIERTLDPALRVPYDIRYRVIGATDRKLRWLHCTGQAYFDPSGNPYRFSGISREVTSEIATQEKIAWADQQAAMTIEGSGAGSFMVTLATDEIIYSPTFAKIITGSENANMTRDILLTGLHPEDVEIRNAAYGEAADSGELRYEARFVWYDGTTHWVRVLGRYLYDSMGTAVSLSGIVMDITDRIESEQRLKMNEEHLRTLIEQAPVATALFVGKDMIIDIPNEAMLKVWGKGRSVIGKPLREALPELEGQPFLDILDRIYRTGEPHSEQGARAHLVVDGRLQTFYYDYTYKPLKNAKGEVYAILDMAVDVTEQVTSRQKLERSEERYRQLASELERRVRQRTNELHQANIELVNSNNNLQQFAYAASHDMQEPLRKIQSFGSRLQSTYAAQLDDNGKYMLNRIQDASRRMSVMIDDLLAYSRLTTREGEFGSVQLGEIVASVLADLEISIQEQKTEVIVDDLPEVWGNGHQLTQLMQNLISNAIKYRLPEQESVIRISYRQVTDAEKEILPKLLPDHPYIRLEVSDNGIGFDEIYLERIFQMFQRLHGRSEFSGSGIGLALCKKVVQNHHGYITAKSQPGKGATFITYLPQPV comes from the coding sequence ATGACTACAACTGGTAATGAGCGTAAGGACGACCTGCTGCTGGCGATCGAGCGGTTTGAACTTGTGGCAAAAGCTACCCATGACGTGATCTGGGACTGGGACCTCGAAAAGGGCACCATGTGGTGGAACGAGGGAATGGAACAGATTTTCGGGTATAAGCCGGAAGATATCGGAAGTGGCCCCAATTCGTGGTTCGACCGCATCCATCCGGATGACCAGGAAAACCTCGTGAAAAAAATCTACGGCGTGATCGACATGGGGCAGAGCAACTGGTCGGAAGTATACCGGTTCAGGCGCGCGGACGGCACCTATGCACATGTACACGACCGCGGCTACACGATCCAGAGCGGAGACAAACCGGTGCGTATGGTAGGTTCCATGATGGATATTTCGGAAAAACTGCGCTCCGACAAGGCCCGCCAGGAGAGTGAGGAGAACCTGAAATTTGCTATCCAGGCAGCCCAGCTCGGTACCTGGAACCTGAACCCGGCCGACCAGTCGGTGCTCTTCAACGAACGCTGCCGGGAATTGTACGGCTTCCCCGACGAAACGGACATGTGCTATGAGCGCCTGATACAGTTTATCCATCCCGACGACCGCGCCAGGGTAACGGAGGCCATCGAACGAACGCTCGATCCGGCACTGCGAGTGCCGTATGATATCCGTTACCGGGTGATCGGCGCTACCGACCGGAAGCTGCGCTGGCTGCATTGTACAGGCCAGGCCTATTTCGACCCGTCGGGAAACCCCTACCGCTTTTCGGGCATTTCGCGTGAGGTTACTTCCGAAATCGCCACGCAGGAGAAGATCGCCTGGGCCGACCAGCAGGCCGCCATGACCATAGAGGGGTCGGGAGCGGGTTCGTTTATGGTTACGCTGGCAACCGACGAGATTATTTATTCCCCTACCTTCGCGAAAATCATAACCGGCAGCGAAAACGCCAATATGACCCGGGATATTCTCCTTACCGGGCTTCACCCGGAAGATGTGGAGATCAGAAATGCGGCCTATGGCGAAGCAGCGGACAGCGGCGAACTCCGCTATGAGGCCCGGTTTGTCTGGTATGACGGGACCACCCATTGGGTACGGGTACTGGGGCGCTATCTTTACGACAGCATGGGCACCGCCGTTTCGCTATCCGGGATCGTGATGGACATTACCGACCGGATCGAGTCGGAGCAGCGGCTGAAAATGAATGAAGAGCACCTCAGGACACTCATCGAACAGGCACCGGTGGCTACCGCCCTTTTCGTTGGAAAGGACATGATCATCGATATTCCCAACGAGGCCATGCTGAAAGTGTGGGGCAAAGGGCGGTCGGTGATTGGAAAGCCGTTACGGGAAGCCCTGCCTGAGCTGGAAGGCCAGCCCTTCCTCGATATTCTCGACCGGATTTACCGCACCGGCGAGCCTCATTCCGAACAAGGGGCACGTGCCCACCTCGTGGTTGACGGCAGACTGCAGACGTTTTATTACGACTACACCTATAAGCCCCTGAAAAACGCCAAAGGGGAAGTATACGCGATCCTCGACATGGCCGTGGATGTAACCGAACAGGTAACCTCCCGCCAAAAACTGGAGCGGAGCGAAGAACGGTACCGGCAACTTGCCAGCGAGCTCGAAAGGCGCGTGCGGCAGCGTACCAACGAGCTGCATCAGGCCAATATCGAGCTCGTCAACTCGAACAATAACCTGCAACAGTTCGCCTACGCGGCGAGCCACGACATGCAGGAACCGCTCCGGAAAATCCAGTCGTTTGGCTCGCGGTTGCAGTCGACCTACGCCGCTCAGCTGGACGACAATGGCAAATACATGCTCAACCGCATTCAGGATGCGTCGAGGAGGATGTCGGTGATGATCGACGATCTGCTTGCCTATTCGCGGCTTACGACGCGTGAAGGGGAGTTCGGCAGCGTGCAGCTGGGGGAAATCGTGGCGTCCGTGCTGGCGGACCTGGAAATATCTATCCAGGAGCAAAAAACAGAAGTTATCGTCGACGACTTACCCGAGGTTTGGGGTAATGGACACCAGCTTACGCAACTGATGCAGAACCTGATCAGCAATGCGATTAAATACCGTCTGCCGGAGCAGGAATCGGTGATCCGGATTTCCTACCGCCAGGTAACAGACGCCGAGAAAGAAATATTGCCCAAACTCCTGCCCGATCATCCGTACATCCGACTGGAAGTAAGCGACAATGGCATCGGCTTCGACGAAATTTATCTCGAGCGCATTTTCCAGATGTTCCAGCGGCTGCACGGGCGGAGCGAGTTTTCCGGATCGGGCATTGGCCTCGCATTGTGCAAAAAAGTGGTTCAGAATCACCATGGTTACATCACCGCCAAAAGTCAGCCGGGCAAAGGCGCCACATTCATTACCTATCTGCCGCAACCGGTGTGA
- a CDS encoding GNAT family N-acetyltransferase, with protein MAEINFKLDNRRRGAFYVVEDGKQVGEMVIGLSETTLTVYHTEVDPAMEGRGLARKMLDAMVAYAREHGLQVMPLCEYVHGQFRRHPEEFADVWKK; from the coding sequence ATGGCAGAAATTAATTTCAAACTCGATAACCGCCGCCGTGGGGCTTTTTATGTAGTAGAAGACGGCAAACAGGTCGGCGAAATGGTGATCGGTTTGAGCGAAACGACATTGACCGTGTACCACACCGAGGTAGATCCGGCCATGGAGGGTCGTGGCCTGGCCCGCAAAATGCTCGATGCAATGGTCGCGTATGCGCGCGAACATGGATTGCAGGTCATGCCGCTCTGCGAGTATGTGCACGGACAGTTTCGTCGCCATCCCGAGGAGTTTGCCGACGTCTGGAAGAAGTAA
- a CDS encoding phosphotransferase, protein MHYVRGKYIHNFAPRPPFAMNVFPVSNSTLSPVHLGIFLQKHYLPDQQVTCTILKTGISDTYLIQTPERRYIFRVYSFQWRTLTEISEELRLLEHLQANGISVSFPIADSQGKLIHSFEAPEGTRHGVLFSFAEGQKVLNFEAETHFRVGELMARMHLLTEGFALQRITYTEKELLIDSLEQLGRFLPGDTGEMRYMRTIQAYLLAELRNADQSRLRRGAVHLDLWFDNMNVTPEGDVTFFDFDFCGNGWLCLDMAYYVLQIHATEKDEAECARKTAEFYKGYESVVPVTEEEKRLVPMLGICLYFFYLGVQSRRYDDWSNVFLNEIYLKRFINLLLKKYFDYHQLGPAQTA, encoded by the coding sequence ATGCATTACGTTCGGGGCAAATATATCCATAATTTTGCGCCCCGACCGCCTTTCGCCATGAACGTCTTTCCCGTTTCCAATTCCACCCTTTCGCCCGTTCACCTGGGTATTTTTCTCCAAAAACATTATTTGCCCGACCAGCAGGTAACGTGCACGATCCTGAAAACCGGGATCAGCGATACGTATCTTATTCAAACACCCGAACGGCGTTATATATTCCGCGTATACAGTTTTCAGTGGCGGACGCTGACCGAGATTTCGGAAGAACTGCGTTTGCTGGAACATTTACAGGCCAATGGCATTTCGGTTTCCTTTCCCATCGCCGACAGTCAGGGGAAATTAATTCATTCCTTCGAAGCGCCCGAAGGCACGCGTCATGGTGTGCTTTTCTCTTTTGCCGAAGGTCAAAAAGTGCTCAATTTCGAAGCGGAAACCCATTTTCGCGTCGGCGAACTGATGGCCCGAATGCATCTGCTCACGGAAGGTTTCGCATTGCAACGCATTACGTACACCGAAAAAGAATTGCTGATCGATTCGCTGGAACAATTGGGCAGGTTCCTTCCCGGCGATACCGGAGAAATGCGGTATATGCGAACCATCCAGGCCTATTTACTTGCCGAGTTGCGGAATGCCGATCAAAGCCGGCTTCGCCGCGGCGCCGTCCATCTCGACCTTTGGTTCGACAATATGAACGTAACCCCGGAAGGGGACGTGACTTTCTTCGATTTCGACTTCTGCGGGAACGGCTGGTTGTGCCTCGACATGGCCTATTATGTGCTGCAAATACATGCCACAGAAAAGGACGAAGCCGAATGTGCGCGAAAAACCGCGGAGTTTTACAAAGGGTACGAATCCGTTGTGCCGGTGACCGAAGAAGAAAAGCGCCTGGTCCCGATGCTGGGCATTTGCCTGTATTTCTTTTACCTCGGTGTGCAGTCGCGGCGATACGACGACTGGTCGAACGTGTTTTTAAATGAGATCTATTTGAAAAGGTTCATTAACCTTTTACTCAAAAAATACTTTGATTATCACCAACTTGGGCCGGCGCAGACTGCATAA
- a CDS encoding sugar phosphate isomerase/epimerase family protein, whose amino-acid sequence MNRRKALSSIAAVSAAGIVPSEAAKTKAQPFIYSLNMSTLRGQKLGFRKELEVAARAGFGSVEIWISTLQDYLKGGGTLQEAKRIIGDLGLKVEDAIGFATWIVDDDTARAKALDQLKGEMEQLAAIGCPRVAAPPMGATTGPSLDLARVAERYRKILELGDQTGVVPHLELWGFSKNLSRVGEILYVAVESGHPSARLLMDVYHLHKGGSGMEAIRDVGKPLIEIFHVNDYPATPPRETITDGDRVYVGDGIAPWKNVIQSLKDPDKPVILSFEVFNKDYWAQDALQVAKTSLAKMKKVVEAAV is encoded by the coding sequence ATGAATCGCCGAAAAGCATTATCCTCCATCGCTGCCGTGAGCGCAGCGGGCATTGTGCCGTCCGAAGCCGCCAAAACCAAAGCCCAGCCATTTATTTACTCCCTCAACATGAGCACGCTGCGGGGGCAGAAGCTCGGTTTCCGGAAAGAACTGGAAGTGGCGGCCAGGGCAGGTTTCGGTTCGGTGGAGATCTGGATCAGCACTTTGCAGGATTATCTCAAAGGCGGCGGAACCCTGCAGGAAGCCAAACGCATTATCGGCGACCTGGGTTTGAAAGTCGAGGACGCGATCGGTTTTGCGACGTGGATCGTGGATGACGACACGGCCCGGGCCAAAGCATTGGACCAGCTCAAAGGCGAAATGGAACAGCTGGCGGCCATTGGTTGCCCGCGCGTGGCGGCCCCGCCTATGGGGGCGACGACCGGGCCTTCGCTGGATCTGGCCAGGGTAGCCGAGCGTTACCGCAAAATACTCGAACTGGGCGATCAAACCGGGGTCGTGCCGCATCTTGAACTCTGGGGCTTTTCTAAAAACCTCAGCCGGGTAGGGGAGATATTGTATGTGGCAGTGGAATCGGGCCATCCGTCGGCCCGTTTGCTCATGGACGTTTACCATTTGCACAAAGGCGGCTCGGGAATGGAGGCGATCAGGGATGTCGGCAAGCCGTTGATCGAAATTTTCCATGTCAACGACTATCCGGCCACGCCGCCGCGCGAGACGATTACCGATGGCGACCGTGTGTATGTCGGGGATGGTATCGCGCCCTGGAAAAATGTGATACAAAGCCTTAAAGACCCGGATAAGCCGGTAATCCTTTCGTTCGAAGTGTTCAACAAAGATTATTGGGCGCAGGACGCTTTGCAGGTTGCGAAGACCAGTCTTGCCAAAATGAAGAAGGTCGTAGAAGCAGCCGTTTAG
- a CDS encoding VOC family protein, giving the protein MEPDSYVIPAQTKIGHVHLKVADLDRALDFYCGLLGFEITTRYGTQAVFISAGGYHHHIGLNTWYSKGAPPASPHGVGLFHTAILYPTRKDLAFALNRLLKADYPLTGASDHGVSEAIYLNDPDGNGVELYWDRPREQWEYLPDGSIEMYTKSLNIPGLLMELNK; this is encoded by the coding sequence ATGGAACCAGACAGCTACGTCATACCCGCCCAAACAAAGATCGGCCATGTACATCTCAAAGTGGCCGATCTCGACCGGGCCCTCGACTTTTATTGCGGCTTGCTCGGCTTCGAGATTACCACCCGCTACGGCACTCAGGCCGTATTTATTTCCGCCGGGGGTTATCATCATCACATTGGCCTCAATACCTGGTACAGCAAAGGTGCGCCGCCCGCCTCGCCGCATGGCGTCGGTTTGTTTCACACAGCCATTCTTTACCCAACCCGCAAAGATCTTGCATTTGCATTAAACCGTCTTTTGAAAGCCGATTACCCACTGACCGGCGCCAGCGATCATGGTGTTTCCGAGGCAATTTACCTCAACGATCCTGACGGCAATGGCGTCGAGCTCTATTGGGACCGCCCGCGGGAGCAGTGGGAATACTTGCCGGATGGATCCATTGAAATGTACACGAAGAGTTTGAATATTCCTGGTTTGCTGATGGAGTTGAATAAATAG
- a CDS encoding cellulase family glycosylhydrolase, with amino-acid sequence MHRRTFIKNTSITAAGAAMAPGLAFCGQVAQNKLPKWKGFNLLDFFSPDPAKGRKPTTEEQFKWMNDWGFDFVRIPMAYPVYLKFDRSRNITPDEVYQIDGQAVERIDKLIATAHKYNIHVSLNLHRAPGYCVNAGFNEPYNLWTDQKALDAFCFHWNMWAKKYKSTTSKRISFDLLNEPSMRADMNDQHSKRSSVPGDIYRKVAIAASEAIRKENPAHLIIADGNDVGTSVIPELTDLDIAQSCRGYHPGIISHYKAPWAMKDPDNAPEPKWPGQVGDQYLSRAMLEKFYKPWIELVGKGVGVHCGECGCWNKTPHDVFLAWFNDVLDILSSNGIGFSLWEFSGDFGVLDSRREDVAYEDWHGHKLDRKLLTLLMKY; translated from the coding sequence ATGCATCGCAGGACATTCATCAAAAATACATCGATAACAGCAGCCGGGGCCGCTATGGCGCCCGGCCTGGCTTTTTGTGGTCAGGTTGCGCAGAACAAGCTGCCCAAATGGAAAGGCTTTAATCTCCTGGACTTCTTCTCGCCCGACCCCGCCAAAGGCCGTAAACCTACTACCGAGGAGCAATTCAAATGGATGAATGACTGGGGCTTCGATTTTGTGCGTATTCCAATGGCTTACCCCGTATATCTCAAATTTGACCGGAGCCGGAATATCACACCTGACGAGGTTTACCAGATCGACGGACAAGCCGTGGAGCGTATCGATAAGCTCATAGCGACGGCGCACAAGTATAACATCCATGTAAGCCTGAACCTGCACCGCGCGCCGGGTTACTGCGTCAATGCCGGTTTCAACGAGCCCTATAACCTCTGGACCGACCAGAAGGCCCTTGACGCATTCTGTTTTCATTGGAATATGTGGGCAAAAAAGTACAAAAGCACCACTTCCAAACGCATCAGCTTCGATTTGCTCAACGAGCCGAGCATGCGTGCCGACATGAATGACCAGCACTCCAAACGCTCGTCGGTTCCCGGCGATATTTACCGCAAAGTGGCGATCGCTGCCTCAGAGGCGATCAGAAAGGAAAATCCGGCACATTTAATCATCGCGGACGGCAACGATGTCGGGACATCCGTTATCCCGGAATTGACCGACCTTGACATCGCTCAGAGCTGCCGCGGTTATCATCCGGGTATTATTTCGCATTACAAAGCACCATGGGCGATGAAAGATCCCGACAATGCGCCCGAACCGAAATGGCCGGGACAAGTTGGCGACCAATATCTCAGCCGCGCCATGCTCGAAAAGTTCTACAAACCCTGGATCGAGCTGGTCGGGAAGGGCGTAGGCGTGCACTGCGGTGAATGCGGGTGCTGGAACAAAACGCCGCATGACGTCTTCCTCGCCTGGTTCAACGATGTATTGGATATCCTTTCATCCAATGGTATCGGCTTCTCGCTCTGGGAATTCTCAGGCGATTTCGGCGTGCTGGACTCCCGCCGCGAGGATGTTGCTTACGAGGATTGGCATGGTCACAAGCTGGACCGGAAGCTGCTCACATTGCTGATGAAGTACTAA
- a CDS encoding M56 family metallopeptidase, whose product MNWNIIDRPAVREWIEALCFTLMHSLWQGLVAAILVGIVLLTTRKSKPVFRYNLLALLMVLFVAGAVTTFGFMLKSVDFTSTSVPHSMLWEQDPVFSDEAGAPAIVAAGLVTEHGWVRHIVDFFAANAQLIVTVWFLVFALKSLQAISGLFYLNKITKTVSAPEMKWLVRFYELAERMGIKQETELCESAQVTVPMVVGFLKPVVLVPLGMLANLSAGQVEAILLHELAHIRRRDYLINLVQIFCENVFFFNPAVLWISRLIREEREHCCDDLAISVMRNKASFILALVSFQEYNQSRPAFEMAFSKKRNHLLDRIKRIVNNNNKPLDAMEKLFVTFSLAAAIALSAATAPERPVKSGKIPAMTEPAPSSASTRATPRAKVHRLVTSPPDTLPKKKLRSVETEIHSANVRSAREGISTYNVTRNNRQYEIVKRNGKIISLWVDDQEIAQSDYPKYQPEIDKIMEEVKIQHELAEKQREQAEEMRKVAEGQRRLAEKQREEAAQMRLEAEKQREHASEMRLHANANRDEAAKMRLEAEKQREAAEGMRKQADLMRLEADKQREQAEVQRKKSRGNASGGGKRARGLYEEAGTDN is encoded by the coding sequence ATGAACTGGAATATTATCGATCGCCCCGCGGTCCGTGAATGGATCGAAGCATTGTGCTTTACGCTGATGCATTCGTTATGGCAGGGACTTGTTGCCGCTATCCTGGTGGGGATCGTCCTGCTTACCACCCGGAAGAGCAAGCCCGTATTTCGCTACAACCTGCTCGCATTGCTGATGGTGTTGTTCGTCGCGGGTGCGGTAACCACCTTCGGTTTCATGTTGAAGAGCGTCGATTTTACATCGACTTCCGTGCCTCATTCAATGCTTTGGGAACAAGATCCGGTGTTTTCGGACGAAGCCGGCGCTCCCGCCATTGTAGCGGCGGGCCTGGTTACAGAGCACGGGTGGGTGAGGCATATTGTCGACTTTTTTGCTGCAAACGCACAACTGATCGTCACGGTGTGGTTCCTCGTTTTCGCATTGAAGTCCTTGCAGGCGATAAGTGGTCTGTTTTATCTCAATAAGATCACAAAAACGGTTTCGGCACCTGAAATGAAATGGCTTGTCCGTTTCTATGAGCTGGCGGAAAGAATGGGGATCAAACAGGAAACGGAGCTTTGCGAATCGGCGCAGGTTACCGTGCCGATGGTGGTCGGATTCTTGAAACCCGTGGTACTTGTGCCGCTCGGGATGCTGGCCAATCTTTCGGCGGGACAGGTGGAAGCTATTCTTTTGCACGAGCTGGCGCATATCCGCCGCCGCGACTACCTGATTAACCTGGTACAGATATTCTGTGAAAATGTATTCTTTTTCAACCCGGCGGTATTGTGGATTTCCCGACTGATCCGCGAAGAACGCGAGCATTGCTGCGACGACCTGGCGATCAGCGTCATGCGGAACAAGGCTTCCTTTATTCTCGCACTCGTATCGTTTCAGGAATACAACCAGTCACGCCCGGCATTCGAAATGGCTTTTTCGAAAAAGCGCAACCATTTGCTGGACAGGATCAAACGCATTGTCAATAACAATAATAAACCACTTGATGCCATGGAAAAACTATTTGTAACGTTCAGCCTGGCGGCAGCGATCGCGCTCTCGGCAGCTACGGCACCGGAAAGACCGGTGAAATCAGGAAAAATTCCTGCTATGACGGAGCCTGCTCCATCATCAGCGAGCACCAGGGCAACGCCCCGAGCCAAGGTACACCGACTCGTAACCTCACCGCCCGACACGCTTCCAAAAAAGAAATTGCGGTCGGTTGAAACGGAGATACATTCAGCGAATGTGCGCTCCGCACGCGAGGGAATCAGTACGTATAACGTCACACGTAACAACAGGCAGTACGAGATCGTCAAACGCAACGGCAAGATTATCTCGCTTTGGGTCGACGATCAGGAGATAGCTCAAAGCGACTATCCGAAGTATCAGCCCGAAATCGACAAGATCATGGAGGAAGTGAAGATCCAGCATGAACTTGCGGAGAAACAGCGTGAACAGGCAGAGGAAATGCGCAAAGTCGCCGAAGGTCAGCGCCGTTTAGCGGAAAAACAGCGCGAAGAGGCTGCTCAAATGCGGCTGGAAGCCGAGAAACAACGTGAACACGCCAGCGAAATGCGGTTACATGCCAATGCCAACCGCGACGAGGCGGCCAAAATGAGATTGGAAGCCGAAAAGCAGCGCGAAGCAGCGGAAGGTATGCGAAAGCAGGCCGATCTGATGCGTCTGGAAGCTGACAAACAACGGGAGCAGGCAGAGGTGCAACGCAAAAAAAGCCGAGGAAATGCGTCGGGAGGCGGAAAAAGAGCGCGAGGCTTATATGAAGAAGCAGGAACAGATAATTGA